One stretch of Arachis hypogaea cultivar Tifrunner chromosome 20, arahy.Tifrunner.gnm2.J5K5, whole genome shotgun sequence DNA includes these proteins:
- the LOC140183075 gene encoding uncharacterized protein, with amino-acid sequence MVKELIAEFDGVSIRHIPRERNARADLLSKIVSTKSISANRSLIQEAVKTPSVATTFSTNFPLSNKHLRTFPILRFLIIGDLPEDPKEAKRVKREATKYTTIAGQLYKRGLSQPFLKCEEPGETDYILREFHEGCCDHHIGGKTLAQNVIRARYF; translated from the coding sequence ATGGTTAAGGAGCTGATTGCCGAATTCGATGGAGTGTCTATCCGGCACATTCCCAGAGAAAGGAACGCGAGAGCCGACTTGCTCTCAAAGATAGTGAGCACCAAGTCAATCTCGGCAAACCGTTCATTAATCCAAGAAGCCGTCAAAACACCTTCCGTCGCGACTACCTTCTCGACAAATTTTCCCTTGTCTAACAAGCACTTGAGGACCTTCCCGATCCTCAGGTTCCTTATCATCGGGGACCTACCCGAGGACCCGAAGGAAGCAAAACGTGTGAAGCGAGAAGCCACAAAATACACCACAATAGCAGGACAGTTGTATAAAAGAGGATTGTCCCAACCCTTCCTCAAGTGCGAAGAACCCGGCGAGACAGACTACATACTTCGTGAATTCCACGAAGGATGTTGCGACCACCACATCGGAGGAAAAACCCTAGCCCAGAATGTTATCCGAGCTAGATACTTCTAG